The proteins below are encoded in one region of Lactuca sativa cultivar Salinas chromosome 3, Lsat_Salinas_v11, whole genome shotgun sequence:
- the LOC111890098 gene encoding zinc finger protein CONSTANS-LIKE 4 translates to MKSCELCKSMARIYCESDQASLCWSCDSKVHSANFLVARHSRSLLCRVCQSPTPWTASGEKLGPSTASVCEKCVVDATSDDDEDREESQGGNNDDDDEYDGDEDDENELDIEDEDGDDFQVVPLSSTPPPAASSSSSEEFSNSDRGILMKRKRENVADLSSEDDVDCSSVQKNQRTAEGNRVTLHQFFPSSSEAIVERLKNFRHRNKISGENKPGPAVDVSKATRAVGLDLNASASASDSP, encoded by the exons atgaagtccTGCGAACTTTGCAAATCTATGGCTAGGATCTATTGCGAATCTGATCAAGCTAGCTTGTGCTGGAGCTGCGATTCTAAGGTCCATTCCGCGAACTTCCTTGTAGCAAGGCATTCACGGAGCCTTCTTTGCCGCGTGTGCCAGTCTCCGACACCGTGGACTGCTTCCGGCGAGAAGCTTGGGCCGTCGACTGCGTCGGTTTGTGAGAAGTGTGTCGTTGATGCTACTTCTGATGACGATGAAGACAGAGAAGAGAGTCAGGGAGGAAAtaatgatgatgacgatgagtaCGACGGAGATGAAGACGACGAAAATGAGCTTGACATCGAAGATGAGGACGGAGATGATTTCCAGGTGGTGCCGTTGTCTTCTACACCGCCTCCGGCAGCGAGTTCCTCCAGCAGTGAAGAATTTTCTAATAGCGATAGAGGCATTTTAATGAAGCGAAAACGTGAGAATGTAGCAGATCTTTCCTCAGAG GATGATGTGGATTGCTCATCGGTTCAGAAAAACCAGCGTACGGCGGAGGGTAACAGAGTGACATTGCATCAATTTTTCCCTTCGAGTTCGGAGGCGATCGTGGAGAGACTTAAGAATTTCCGGCACCGGAACAAGATCTCCGGCGAGAACAAGCCTGGACCGGCCGTTGACGTTAGTAAAGCAACGAGAGCCGTCGGATTAGACCTAAACGCATCCGCATCAGCTTCTGATTCGCCGTAG